The following coding sequences are from one Deinococcus aerius window:
- a CDS encoding alpha/beta fold hydrolase, whose translation MTHLPTASLASRSNARVFGTGPRTLLLAHGFCSNKQVYARQVTHFSRSHRTVTYDLAGFGDADPDLWDPRRYATLEGYAHDIVGLIDELDLRRVTFVGGSLSAMTGLMASLARPERFDALVFVGGSPRYLNARHYRGGFEREAVERFYALLDSNEGWTDAVTGLLLNGPLPLALLDIAQAVRGVRPEVARTVARAVFGSDYRHLLERALHPVLIVQTASDAAVPEAVGKYMAALLPDAELTVLPGVGHLPMRTQPELFNRAVEDFLRHRGGWPG comes from the coding sequence ATGACCCATCTCCCCACCGCCTCCCTCGCCTCCCGCTCGAACGCCCGCGTTTTCGGGACCGGGCCGCGGACCCTGCTGCTCGCGCACGGCTTTTGCTCCAACAAGCAGGTCTACGCGCGGCAGGTCACGCATTTCTCGCGCTCGCACCGCACCGTCACCTACGATCTCGCCGGCTTTGGGGACGCCGACCCTGACCTGTGGGACCCCCGGCGCTACGCGACGCTGGAGGGGTACGCCCACGACATCGTGGGGCTCATTGACGAACTCGACCTGCGCCGGGTCACGTTTGTCGGCGGGTCTCTCAGCGCCATGACTGGCCTCATGGCCTCGCTCGCCCGGCCCGAGCGGTTTGACGCCCTAGTCTTTGTGGGTGGGTCGCCGCGGTACCTGAACGCCCGGCACTACCGGGGCGGGTTCGAGCGGGAGGCCGTCGAGCGCTTCTACGCCCTGCTGGATAGCAACGAGGGATGGACGGACGCGGTGACGGGCCTGCTGCTGAACGGGCCGCTGCCCCTGGCCCTGCTCGACATCGCCCAGGCCGTGCGCGGCGTGCGCCCCGAGGTGGCCCGCACCGTGGCCCGCGCGGTCTTCGGCTCGGATTACCGTCATCTCCTCGAACGCGCCCTGCATCCGGTGTTGATCGTGCAGACGGCCTCGGATGCCGCCGTGCCCGAGGCCGTGGGAAAATACATGGCGGCCCTCCTGCCCGACGCGGAGCTGACCGTGTTGCCGGGCGTCGGCCACCTGCCCATGCGGACCCAGCCCGAGCTGTTCAACCGGGCCGTCGAGGACTTCTTGCGGCACAGGGGAGGCTGGCCGGGGTAA
- the hpaI gene encoding 4-hydroxy-2-oxoheptanedioate aldolase: MAENPFKTALTRGDRLFGFWLALADAYSAEVCAGAGFDWLVIDGEHAPNDVPSVLRQLQAVAPYPSAPVVRPPVGDPVLIKQLLDIGARNLLIPMVESAEQAREMVAATRYPPQGIRGVASALVRASNFSRDADYLRHANDGVCLLLQVETATALKALDDIARTDGVDGVFVGPADLAASMGHLGNPGHPDVQSAIRDAAARVRAAGRAAGILATDEAVARTYLEWGYTFVAVGVDVLLLARMTGELAARFRS, from the coding sequence GTGGCTGAGAACCCCTTCAAAACGGCCCTGACCCGCGGCGACCGCCTCTTCGGCTTCTGGCTGGCCCTGGCCGACGCCTACAGCGCCGAGGTCTGCGCCGGGGCGGGGTTCGACTGGCTGGTGATCGACGGCGAACACGCCCCCAACGACGTGCCCAGCGTCCTGAGGCAGCTTCAGGCGGTCGCGCCCTATCCATCCGCCCCCGTCGTCCGCCCGCCCGTGGGCGACCCCGTGCTGATCAAGCAACTCCTCGACATCGGGGCCAGGAACCTGCTCATCCCGATGGTCGAGTCGGCGGAGCAGGCACGGGAGATGGTCGCGGCCACCCGCTACCCGCCGCAGGGCATTCGCGGCGTGGCGAGCGCCCTCGTGCGGGCAAGCAACTTCTCGCGGGACGCGGACTATCTGCGCCACGCGAATGACGGGGTGTGCCTGCTGCTTCAGGTAGAAACCGCCACGGCCCTGAAAGCATTGGACGACATCGCGCGGACAGACGGGGTGGACGGCGTGTTCGTCGGCCCCGCCGACCTCGCCGCGAGCATGGGGCATCTGGGGAACCCGGGGCACCCGGACGTGCAATCGGCCATCCGGGACGCGGCGGCGCGGGTTCGCGCGGCGGGCAGGGCGGCGGGCATCCTGGCGACCGACGAGGCGGTGGCCCGGACCTACCTGGAGTGGGGCTACACCTTCGTCGCGGTGGGCGTGGACGTGCTGCTGCTGGCCCGCATGACGGGCGAGCTGGCGGCGAGGTTCAGGAGCTAG
- the hpaH gene encoding 2-oxo-hept-4-ene-1,7-dioate hydratase codes for MTESTERILPDTELPDLAAELDGAEASGVQLAPFSERFPGMTIPDAYAVQRAWVARKLAGGRRILGHKIGLTSRAMQVASRIDEPDYGALLDDMFFEPGGDIPLSRFVAPKVEVELAFLLRADLRGPGVTLFDVLRATEYVTPAAEIIDARIQRVSAATGKPRRVTDTISDNAANAGVILGGRAVRPDDLDLRWAAALCIRNGVIEETGVAAGVLGHPATGIAWLANRLAPHGEGLRAGEVVLAGSFTRPVDIASGDVFTFDYGPLGTFSCRFAGESRRG; via the coding sequence ATGACCGAGAGTACCGAGCGCATCCTTCCGGACACCGAGCTTCCCGACCTGGCCGCCGAGCTGGACGGGGCCGAGGCGAGCGGCGTTCAACTCGCCCCCTTCTCCGAGCGGTTCCCGGGGATGACGATCCCGGACGCCTACGCGGTCCAGAGAGCCTGGGTGGCGCGCAAACTGGCGGGCGGGCGCCGGATTCTGGGGCACAAGATCGGCCTCACCTCCCGCGCGATGCAGGTGGCCTCGCGGATCGACGAGCCGGACTACGGGGCGCTGCTGGACGACATGTTCTTCGAGCCGGGCGGGGACATTCCCCTGTCGCGCTTCGTGGCGCCGAAGGTGGAGGTGGAACTCGCCTTCCTGCTCAGGGCGGACCTGCGCGGGCCCGGCGTGACCCTCTTCGACGTGCTGCGCGCCACCGAGTACGTCACGCCCGCCGCCGAGATCATCGACGCGCGGATTCAGCGGGTGAGCGCGGCGACCGGCAAGCCCCGCCGGGTGACGGACACCATCAGCGACAATGCGGCCAATGCGGGGGTGATTCTGGGGGGGCGGGCGGTTCGCCCGGACGACCTCGACCTGCGCTGGGCCGCCGCCCTCTGCATCCGCAACGGCGTGATCGAGGAAACCGGCGTGGCGGCGGGCGTGCTGGGCCACCCGGCGACCGGCATCGCCTGGCTCGCCAACCGCCTCGCCCCCCATGGCGAGGGCCTGCGGGCGGGCGAGGTCGTGCTGGCCGGGTCCTTCACCCGCCCGGTGGACATCGCCTCCGGGGACGTGTTCACCTTCGACTACGGGCCGCTGGGCACCTTCTCGTGCCGCTTCGCGGGAGAATCGCGCCGTGGCTGA
- a CDS encoding sulfite oxidase, which translates to MTPAPGDPAPAPGLIPRDSLLPNLEFPFRDLNSRVTPTECFYVRNHFPTPALTAGGWSLTVGGAVLHPLRLGLEELRSLPSRTVTATMECAGNGRTFLSPRPRGVPWELGAVGTARWTGVPLSAVLERAGLPEVVAAWEVVLEGADRGVMTEPVPSPGEISYARSVPLAKALDDVLLAHEMNGEALTPDHGFPVRAVVPGWYGMASVKWLTAVRVVPGPFLGYFQTVDYAYWEEKDGLPPQLRPIGPLQLKAAIARPAPREVVPCGVTYEVTGAAWSGEADVARVEVSVDGGCTWADAEFLDPPMPHVWRRWRFRWQTPEGPGSRTLLARATDTRGRTQPTCHDPARGSYMITHPLPIEVDVRESSP; encoded by the coding sequence ATGACCCCAGCCCCCGGGGACCCAGCTCCCGCGCCCGGCCTGATCCCCCGCGACTCGCTCCTGCCCAACCTGGAATTCCCCTTTCGTGACCTGAACTCCCGGGTCACGCCGACCGAATGCTTCTACGTCCGCAACCACTTTCCCACCCCGGCCCTGACCGCCGGGGGCTGGAGCCTGACGGTGGGCGGGGCCGTCCTGCATCCCCTGCGGCTGGGGCTGGAGGAGCTGCGGTCCCTGCCCAGCCGCACGGTCACGGCGACGATGGAATGCGCGGGCAACGGGCGCACCTTCCTGTCCCCCCGACCTCGCGGGGTGCCCTGGGAGCTGGGCGCGGTGGGCACCGCCCGCTGGACCGGCGTGCCGCTCTCGGCGGTCCTCGAACGCGCCGGGCTGCCCGAGGTGGTGGCCGCGTGGGAGGTCGTGCTGGAGGGGGCCGACCGCGGGGTCATGACCGAGCCGGTGCCGTCACCCGGCGAGATCAGCTACGCGCGTTCCGTGCCGCTCGCCAAGGCCCTGGACGACGTGCTGCTCGCCCACGAGATGAACGGCGAGGCGCTGACGCCCGATCACGGGTTCCCGGTGCGCGCGGTCGTGCCGGGGTGGTACGGCATGGCGTCGGTCAAGTGGCTCACGGCAGTGAGGGTCGTCCCCGGGCCGTTTCTGGGGTACTTCCAGACGGTGGACTACGCCTACTGGGAGGAGAAAGACGGCCTGCCGCCCCAGCTCCGGCCCATCGGACCCTTGCAACTCAAGGCCGCCATCGCCCGCCCCGCCCCGCGCGAGGTGGTGCCCTGTGGAGTGACATACGAGGTCACGGGCGCGGCCTGGTCCGGTGAGGCCGATGTGGCGCGGGTCGAGGTCAGCGTGGACGGTGGCTGCACCTGGGCAGACGCCGAGTTCCTCGATCCGCCCATGCCTCACGTCTGGCGACGCTGGCGTTTCCGGTGGCAGACGCCGGAGGGACCCGGCTCCCGCACGCTCCTCGCCCGCGCGACGGATACCCGCGGCCGGACTCAGCCGACCTGCCACGACCCGGCGCGCGGCAGCTACATGATCACCCACCCCCTGCCCATCGAGGTGGACGTGCGAGAAAGTTCCCCATGA
- the hpaD gene encoding 3,4-dihydroxyphenylacetate 2,3-dioxygenase gives MTEPRPDVIRIAHSVFTVTDLEASRDFYVGLLGLNVLHEEGNALYLRGVEDREWTLKLEQAPQAGVRHLAYRVRGDADLDALVALAEREGLPYRWEEDLDRPRMLRMQDPFGVPVAFFRESRTHRWLLQDYHLHRGPGLQRVDHVNVLTPDVEGMMTWYGERLGFRLSEYTEDENARVWAAWMQRRGGVHDLAMTNGAGPRLHHWAYWMPDAMSIIRACDILAGARQPERIERGPGRHGISNAFFLYVRDPDGHRIELYTSDYLTVDPDFQPIRWMRDDPRRQTLWGARTPRSWFEEGSLVEAFGGGWVEPVEGELKGIPAHVI, from the coding sequence ATGACTGAGCCCCGGCCCGACGTGATCCGCATCGCGCACTCGGTCTTCACCGTCACCGACCTGGAAGCCTCGCGCGACTTTTACGTGGGACTCCTCGGCCTGAATGTCCTGCACGAGGAGGGGAACGCCCTCTACCTGCGCGGGGTGGAGGACCGCGAGTGGACGCTCAAGCTGGAGCAGGCCCCGCAGGCGGGGGTGCGCCACCTCGCCTACCGGGTGCGGGGGGACGCGGACCTCGACGCCCTGGTCGCCCTCGCCGAGCGTGAGGGTCTCCCCTACCGCTGGGAGGAAGACCTCGACCGGCCCCGGATGCTGCGGATGCAGGACCCCTTCGGCGTGCCCGTCGCCTTTTTCCGCGAGAGCCGCACCCACCGCTGGTTATTGCAGGACTACCATCTGCACCGGGGGCCGGGGTTGCAACGGGTGGACCACGTGAACGTGCTGACGCCCGACGTGGAAGGCATGATGACCTGGTACGGCGAGCGGCTGGGCTTCCGCCTCTCGGAGTACACCGAGGACGAGAACGCGCGGGTCTGGGCCGCGTGGATGCAGCGCCGGGGCGGTGTCCACGACCTCGCCATGACGAACGGGGCCGGGCCGCGGCTGCACCACTGGGCCTACTGGATGCCCGACGCCATGAGTATCATCCGGGCCTGCGACATCCTGGCGGGGGCGCGGCAGCCCGAGCGGATTGAGCGGGGGCCGGGGCGGCACGGCATCTCCAACGCCTTTTTCCTGTACGTGCGCGACCCGGACGGCCACCGCATCGAGCTGTACACCAGCGACTACCTCACGGTGGACCCCGACTTCCAGCCCATCCGCTGGATGAGGGACGACCCCCGGCGCCAGACCCTGTGGGGCGCCCGGACGCCGCGCAGTTGGTTCGAGGAGGGTTCGCTGGTGGAAGCCTTCGGGGGCGGCTGGGTCGAGCCGGTCGAGGGGGAGCTGAAGGGGATTCCGGCGCATGTTATTTGA
- the hpaB gene encoding 4-hydroxyphenylacetate 3-monooxygenase, oxygenase component produces MAAITGQQFLNRLRKNPPTLYIDGARVEDPTTHPATRNMAHSLAGLYDLQNRPDLRDKLTFEENGQRYPMSLLVPRTREDLARIGEAHRIRADYSLGFLGRAPDYMNANVMAAGAGANYFNRCEASRPGDPRRDFAANMRRYSEFVRDHDLCLTHALTNPQVNRAKMASELPDPYIALGVVEEREEGIIVRGARMMATLPIADEILIFPSTVLKENADKSRYAMGFAVPTNTPGLSFQCREPFDVGRDPEDHPLGSRFDEQDAFVIFDDVLVPWERVFLLYDVELANKAYAATDAVLHMAYQVVNLKIAKTEAFLGTAQSIVNAIGSGGFQHVQSKVAEIIIMLEIMRALEVAAREGATVNEYGVMTPARGPLDAARNYYPAEYARLPELLQLLGASGIIMMPGKADREGPLGPQISKYLQAGNASAEERLKLFRLAWDMSMSSFGGRQSLYEKFFFGDPVRMHSALYEVYNKGPYLERISAFLKRAEKPEGVAADD; encoded by the coding sequence ATGGCAGCCATCACCGGACAGCAGTTCCTCAACCGCCTGCGGAAGAACCCGCCCACCCTCTACATTGACGGGGCGCGCGTGGAGGACCCCACCACGCATCCCGCGACGCGCAACATGGCGCACTCGCTCGCGGGGCTGTACGACCTCCAGAACCGGCCCGACCTGCGCGACAAGCTCACCTTCGAGGAGAACGGCCAGCGGTATCCCATGAGCCTGCTCGTGCCGCGCACGAGGGAGGACCTGGCCCGCATCGGCGAGGCGCACCGCATCCGGGCCGACTACTCGCTGGGCTTCCTGGGCCGCGCGCCCGACTACATGAACGCCAATGTGATGGCGGCGGGGGCGGGCGCCAACTACTTCAACCGCTGCGAGGCGAGCCGACCGGGTGACCCGAGGCGCGACTTTGCCGCCAACATGCGCCGCTACTCCGAGTTCGTGCGCGACCACGACCTCTGCCTGACGCACGCGCTGACCAACCCGCAGGTCAACCGGGCGAAGATGGCCTCCGAGCTGCCCGATCCCTACATTGCCCTTGGCGTGGTGGAGGAGCGGGAGGAGGGCATCATCGTGCGCGGCGCCCGGATGATGGCGACGCTGCCCATCGCGGACGAGATTCTGATCTTCCCCTCCACCGTCCTCAAGGAGAACGCCGACAAGAGCCGCTACGCGATGGGCTTCGCCGTGCCCACGAACACGCCCGGCCTGAGCTTCCAGTGCCGCGAGCCCTTCGACGTGGGCCGCGACCCGGAGGACCATCCCCTGGGCAGCCGCTTCGACGAGCAGGACGCCTTCGTGATCTTCGACGACGTGCTCGTGCCCTGGGAGCGCGTGTTCCTGCTGTACGACGTGGAGCTGGCGAACAAGGCGTATGCCGCGACGGACGCCGTGCTGCACATGGCCTATCAGGTCGTGAACCTCAAGATCGCCAAGACGGAGGCCTTCCTGGGCACCGCGCAGAGCATCGTGAACGCCATCGGGAGCGGGGGGTTCCAGCACGTGCAGAGCAAGGTCGCCGAGATCATCATCATGCTGGAGATCATGCGGGCGCTGGAGGTGGCCGCACGCGAGGGGGCGACCGTGAACGAGTACGGCGTGATGACCCCGGCGCGGGGACCGCTGGACGCCGCGCGCAACTACTATCCCGCCGAGTACGCCCGGCTCCCCGAACTGCTGCAACTCCTGGGCGCCTCGGGCATCATCATGATGCCGGGCAAGGCCGACCGCGAGGGGCCGCTGGGGCCGCAGATCAGCAAGTACCTCCAGGCTGGGAACGCCAGCGCCGAGGAGCGCCTGAAGCTCTTCCGTCTCGCCTGGGACATGTCGATGAGCAGTTTCGGCGGGCGCCAGAGCCTCTACGAGAAGTTCTTCTTCGGCGACCCGGTGCGGATGCACTCGGCGCTGTACGAGGTCTACAACAAGGGGCCGTATCTGGAGCGGATCAGCGCGTTCCTGAAGCGGGCCGAGAAGCCGGAGGGGGTGGCCGCCGATGACTGA
- a CDS encoding VOC family protein, with amino-acid sequence MALLEHVAFKALDLDRTQAFYKTLGAETSRHAGGKRLFATFGSGTRLIFDHTTSPPDVSALTYLGLELESFGEVDALFARLSELGPIRRDMREHYRHATGPYGFLVADPDGYVLKVFRYHTAEQV; translated from the coding sequence GTGGCCCTCCTCGAACACGTCGCCTTCAAGGCGCTCGACCTTGACCGCACGCAGGCGTTTTACAAGACGCTGGGCGCGGAGACCTCTCGACACGCCGGTGGTAAGCGGCTCTTCGCCACCTTCGGGAGCGGAACGCGCCTGATCTTCGACCACACGACCTCTCCCCCGGACGTGAGCGCCCTGACGTACCTGGGGCTCGAACTGGAGTCGTTCGGCGAGGTGGACGCCCTGTTCGCCCGGCTTTCCGAACTCGGCCCCATCCGGCGCGACATGCGCGAGCACTACCGCCACGCCACCGGTCCCTACGGCTTCCTCGTGGCCGACCCCGATGGCTACGTCCTCAAGGTCTTCAGGTACCACACCGCCGAGCAGGTTTAA
- a CDS encoding NAD-dependent epimerase/dehydratase family protein: protein MTLSPHTVLLTGAAGQVGSALREGLRGHFPILRLTDNRDLGEAREGEEIVSADLTKFDEVRAAMEGVDAVIHLGGIPDEHTYERIRDVNMDGTYHVLEAAREAGVRRVAFASSIHAVGFYPRSEKVGPDMPVRPDTYYGVSKVFGEALGRMYWERYGIEFVAVRICSFQPRPKDARHLSTWLSPRDAAQLFERAVTAPDVGFLIVAGISGNTRRWMTEEGWDVLGYAPQDDAEAYAAEVEHIHGDPSDITEQRQGGIFVDSGYTGLAGKEA from the coding sequence ATGACCCTCTCCCCCCACACCGTCCTCCTCACCGGGGCCGCCGGGCAAGTCGGCTCCGCCCTCCGCGAGGGCCTGCGCGGCCACTTCCCTATCCTGCGCCTGACCGACAACCGCGACCTGGGAGAGGCCAGGGAAGGCGAGGAAATCGTCTCCGCCGACCTGACCAAGTTCGACGAGGTCCGCGCCGCGATGGAGGGCGTGGACGCGGTCATCCACCTGGGCGGCATCCCGGACGAACACACCTACGAGCGTATCCGCGACGTGAACATGGACGGCACGTATCACGTGTTGGAGGCCGCGCGGGAGGCAGGCGTGCGCCGGGTCGCCTTCGCCTCCTCCATCCACGCGGTCGGCTTCTACCCCCGCTCGGAGAAGGTCGGGCCGGACATGCCCGTGCGCCCGGACACGTACTACGGCGTGAGCAAGGTCTTCGGCGAGGCGCTGGGCCGCATGTACTGGGAGCGGTACGGGATCGAGTTCGTCGCCGTCCGCATCTGCTCTTTTCAGCCCAGGCCGAAGGACGCCCGCCACCTCAGCACCTGGCTCAGCCCCCGGGACGCCGCACAACTGTTCGAGCGGGCCGTGACTGCGCCCGACGTGGGCTTTCTGATCGTCGCGGGCATCAGCGGCAACACCCGGCGCTGGATGACGGAGGAGGGCTGGGACGTGTTGGGCTACGCGCCGCAGGACGACGCGGAAGCCTACGCCGCCGAGGTCGAGCACATCCACGGCGACCCCTCGGACATCACCGAGCAGCGGCAGGGCGGCATTTTTGTGGATTCGGGCTATACGGGCCTGGCGGGAAAGGAGGCGTGA
- a CDS encoding endonuclease domain-containing protein: protein MERFSRTEQNRRARELRRGMTSEEQLLWSRLRAGQLGVAFRKQQPLGFYLADFVCFEKKLVIELDGGHHAGSEYDIVRDAELTARSFRVLRFWNNEVRDNLDGVLARIAEAL, encoded by the coding sequence ATAGAACGGTTTTCTCGAACGGAGCAGAATCGGCGGGCGCGGGAGTTGCGGCGCGGCATGACGTCCGAAGAGCAGTTGTTGTGGAGTCGCTTGCGGGCTGGTCAGTTGGGTGTGGCGTTTCGCAAGCAGCAACCGTTGGGCTTTTACCTTGCCGACTTTGTGTGCTTCGAGAAGAAGCTGGTGATTGAACTGGACGGTGGCCACCACGCCGGAAGTGAGTACGACATTGTGCGAGACGCTGAACTCACCGCCCGGAGCTTTCGTGTCCTCCGCTTCTGGAACAACGAGGTCCGCGACAACCTGGACGGGGTGCTGGCGCGTATAGCTGAGGCGTTGTAA
- the hpaE gene encoding 5-carboxymethyl-2-hydroxymuconate semialdehyde dehydrogenase produces the protein MTQTLHPNHDLAARLRESKLAGGLRHFIGGEWVDSLGGETFQTHTPTDNSPLATVASGNAADIDRAARAAHDAFGQWREVSGAERRKILHRIADLIEARAQEIAVLESVDTGQATRFMKSAAARGAENFRFYADRAPGAADGESLPAPGFLNYTIRQPIGPVGVITPWNTPFMLSTWKIAPALAAGCTVVHKPAEWSPVTATLLAEIMDEAGLPKGVHNLVHGFGESAGKALTEHPLIKAIAFVGETTTGSHIMRQGADTLKRVHFELGGKNPVVVFDDADLDRALDAVVFMIYSLNGERCTSSSRVLIQEGIYDEFTARIAERARNIRVGDPLDPATEVGPLVHPRHFEKVMGYFDRAREEGATIAAGGERVGGEGNYVSPTLFTGARNDMRISQEEIFGPVLTAIPFTDEAEALSLANDVKYGLAGYLWTNDLTRAHRFAHGLEAGMIWVNSENVRHLPTPFGGVKNSGIGRDGGDYSFDFYMETKNIAISLGTHRAAKLGVGQAPVVGKEVAEG, from the coding sequence ATGACCCAGACTCTGCATCCCAACCACGACCTCGCCGCCCGGCTGCGCGAGAGCAAGCTTGCGGGCGGCCTGCGCCACTTCATCGGCGGCGAATGGGTGGATTCCCTGGGCGGCGAGACCTTCCAGACGCACACGCCCACCGACAATTCCCCCCTGGCGACGGTGGCGAGCGGCAATGCGGCGGACATCGACCGCGCCGCCCGCGCCGCCCACGACGCCTTTGGGCAGTGGCGCGAGGTGAGCGGGGCCGAGCGCCGCAAAATCCTGCACCGCATCGCCGACCTGATCGAGGCGCGGGCGCAGGAGATCGCCGTATTGGAGAGCGTGGACACCGGGCAGGCCACCCGCTTCATGAAGTCGGCGGCGGCGCGCGGGGCGGAGAACTTCCGCTTCTACGCGGACCGGGCCCCCGGCGCGGCGGACGGGGAGAGCCTGCCCGCCCCCGGCTTCCTGAACTACACCATCCGGCAGCCCATCGGCCCGGTCGGGGTCATCACGCCCTGGAACACCCCTTTCATGCTGTCCACCTGGAAGATCGCCCCGGCCCTCGCGGCGGGCTGCACGGTCGTCCACAAGCCCGCCGAGTGGAGCCCGGTGACGGCGACCCTCCTCGCCGAGATCATGGATGAGGCGGGGCTGCCGAAGGGCGTGCATAACCTCGTCCACGGCTTCGGGGAGAGCGCGGGCAAGGCGCTCACCGAGCATCCCCTCATCAAGGCCATCGCCTTCGTGGGCGAGACGACCACGGGCAGCCACATCATGCGGCAGGGGGCGGACACGCTCAAGCGCGTGCATTTCGAGCTGGGCGGCAAAAATCCGGTCGTGGTCTTCGACGACGCGGACCTCGACCGGGCCCTCGACGCGGTCGTGTTCATGATCTACAGCCTGAACGGCGAACGCTGCACCTCCTCCAGCCGGGTGCTGATCCAGGAAGGCATCTATGACGAGTTCACCGCCCGGATTGCCGAGCGGGCCCGCAATATCCGGGTCGGCGATCCCCTCGACCCCGCCACCGAGGTCGGCCCCCTGGTCCACCCCCGCCACTTCGAGAAGGTCATGGGGTACTTCGACCGGGCGCGGGAGGAGGGCGCCACCATCGCGGCGGGCGGGGAGCGCGTGGGCGGGGAGGGCAACTACGTCTCCCCTACCCTCTTCACCGGGGCGCGCAACGACATGCGGATCAGCCAGGAGGAAATCTTCGGCCCCGTCCTGACCGCCATCCCCTTCACCGACGAGGCGGAAGCGTTGAGCCTCGCCAACGACGTGAAGTACGGGCTGGCCGGGTACCTGTGGACGAACGACCTCACCCGCGCCCACCGCTTCGCGCATGGCCTGGAAGCCGGGATGATCTGGGTGAACTCCGAGAACGTCCGCCACCTGCCCACCCCCTTCGGCGGAGTCAAGAACAGCGGTATCGGGCGGGATGGCGGTGACTACTCCTTCGACTTCTACATGGAGACGAAGAACATCGCCATCTCGCTGGGAACGCACAGGGCGGCGAAGCTGGGGGTGGGGCAGGCGCCCGTGGTGGGGAAGGAGGTGGCGGAGGGGTGA
- a CDS encoding VOC family protein produces MRIEALTLPARDLAAQRTFYGDVLGLPVETDEVDALSLRAGSTLLRFLAGEPGGPCHFAFNVPQDRFAGARAWLEERAPLLADPAGETSFHSESWNADMVYFRDADGNILELIARHTLPTPPGTGFGVADLLCVSELGLVVPDVPRAVRELQHHLGLPVYREGSPTFTPLGDEEGLLIVVQVGRGWFPVGDPARPLSFHLQGRNGDHSFDLKEHP; encoded by the coding sequence GTGAGGATAGAGGCCCTCACGTTGCCCGCCCGCGACCTGGCCGCGCAGAGAACGTTTTACGGCGACGTGCTGGGCCTGCCCGTCGAGACAGACGAGGTGGACGCCCTGAGCCTGCGGGCAGGTTCGACGCTCCTGCGCTTCCTCGCGGGAGAACCGGGCGGCCCCTGCCACTTCGCCTTCAATGTGCCGCAGGACCGCTTCGCCGGGGCGCGGGCATGGTTGGAGGAACGGGCCCCCCTGCTGGCGGACCCGGCGGGCGAGACGAGCTTCCACTCGGAGTCCTGGAACGCCGACATGGTCTATTTCCGCGACGCGGACGGGAACATCCTCGAACTCATCGCCCGGCACACCCTGCCCACTCCCCCGGGCACCGGTTTCGGCGTGGCCGATCTCCTGTGCGTGAGTGAGCTGGGCCTGGTCGTTCCCGATGTGCCCCGGGCCGTACGCGAGCTGCAACACCATCTCGGGCTCCCCGTCTACCGCGAGGGGTCCCCCACCTTCACCCCGCTGGGAGATGAGGAAGGGCTGCTGATCGTGGTTCAGGTCGGTCGCGGCTGGTTCCCGGTGGGGGACCCTGCCCGGCCCCTCTCCTTTCACCTTCAGGGTCGCAACGGAGACCACTCTTTCGACCTCAAGGAGCACCCATGA
- a CDS encoding fumarylacetoacetate hydrolase family protein, with product MKLARFIAGGRLLNGHLQDGQLIDPAGVAHDPGAVQFRLPVDPPKVIALALNYHDHAGELGLTQPREPALFWKPNTTLLPHRGTVIYPRGAQFMHYEVELGVIIGRDARRVKAGEALEYVGGYTIGNDLVVRDYVTNTFRPPLRGKGWDTFGPLGPYYVTADEITDPHDLRLTAHVNGELRQEGSTRDMIFSIPELIEHISRFMTLQKDDVILTGTPKGISHVHPGDVMRLEVEGLGVLENDIQEEDDLAEPITGQEAREGEWDGR from the coding sequence TTGAAACTCGCCCGCTTTATCGCCGGGGGCCGCCTCCTGAACGGTCACCTGCAAGACGGCCAATTGATCGACCCCGCCGGAGTTGCCCACGATCCGGGGGCAGTCCAGTTCCGCCTGCCTGTCGATCCCCCCAAGGTCATCGCCCTCGCCCTGAATTACCACGACCACGCGGGCGAGCTGGGCCTGACGCAGCCCAGGGAACCCGCCCTCTTCTGGAAGCCGAACACCACGCTGCTGCCGCACCGGGGCACCGTGATCTACCCGCGCGGCGCCCAGTTCATGCACTACGAGGTCGAACTCGGCGTCATCATCGGGCGCGACGCCCGGCGGGTGAAGGCGGGTGAAGCGCTGGAGTACGTCGGCGGCTACACCATCGGCAACGACCTCGTGGTGCGCGACTACGTGACGAACACCTTCCGCCCGCCCCTGCGCGGCAAGGGCTGGGACACCTTCGGGCCGCTGGGGCCGTACTACGTCACCGCCGACGAGATCACGGACCCGCACGACCTCCGGCTCACCGCGCACGTGAACGGCGAGCTGCGGCAGGAAGGCTCCACGCGCGACATGATCTTCTCCATCCCCGAGCTGATCGAGCACATCTCGCGCTTCATGACGCTTCAGAAGGACGACGTGATCCTGACGGGCACCCCGAAGGGCATCTCCCACGTCCACCCCGGCGACGTGATGCGGCTGGAGGTCGAGGGCCTGGGGGTGCTGGAAAACGACATTCAGGAGGAGGACGACCTCGCCGAGCCCATCACCGGCCAGGAGGCGAGGGAAGGGGAGTGGGACGGGCGGTGA